A window of the Lactuca sativa cultivar Salinas chromosome 5, Lsat_Salinas_v11, whole genome shotgun sequence genome harbors these coding sequences:
- the LOC111904944 gene encoding F-box protein At5g03100: protein MKMLEEGQNQRNNAQNRIKFQEITEKEEEDGISGLPDCLLLEILSRLPSTKYAIRTGTLSKRWAHLWTWVPTLIFVHYDHPHPWIQSPNLRSDFALVVEKTLTQCRQLKLKKFQLRTHYDIRFKLQFNNWIRHAISCNVEELNLEFNYQDEFWLDESIFIDSCFTDLKLAGCKLNPSGAISWKNLKSLYISYMKLDEDLIVNILSGSPLLETLVLVDLDGWIDNTTSDNDSSSDDESEANIIKTNASNTLSLTQCPQLKLKKFKLLSYNDIKLKSQLNSWVLYAIRCSVRDIYLNLCADGIEYEFMLDQTFFTSSCFTNMKLHRCMVNPIGAISWKNLKNLCVSYGSLDEDLIENILSGSPVLETLELEDCFGYRRLNITSKSVKKLVISGYKDFNIDRSEDDVIEINAPNIQSLTIQYEINLLKILLVDVSSLVKADLNYTCKGIRYSHTTPKEEMLKGFIMNLSHVKELKIGFFCSEVKSVLIFSFLDNELVSNFRTPNYFMTKLLLCHLVLV from the coding sequence ATGAAGATGTTGGAAGAAGGTCAAAATCAACGAAACAACGCCCAGAACCGGATCAAGTTTCAAGAAATCACGGAGAAAGAGGAAGAGGATGGAATTAGTGGGTTGCCTGATTGTTTGCTTCTTGAAATCCTCTCTCGTTTACCCTCCACAAAATATGCCATTAGAACAGGGACACTCTCCAAGCGATGGGCACATCTTTGGACTTGGGTACCTACTCTTATTTTTGTACATTACGATCATCCCCATCCCTGGATACAAAGCCCTAACTTAAGATCGGATTTCGCTCTAGTGGTGGAGAAAACGCTAACTCAATGTCGCCAATTGAAGCTCAAGAAATTCCAACTGCGTACCCATTATGATATTCGATTTAAATTGCAGTTCAACAATTGGATTCGTCATGCCATAAGTTGTAACGTTGAAGAGCTTAACTTGGAGTTTAATTACCAGGATGAGTTTTGGTTAGATGAGTCTATTTTCATCGATTCTTGTTTTACTGATCTGAAATTAGCAGGCTGCAAGTTGAATCCAAGTGGGGCGATTAGTTGGAAAAATCTTAAGAGTTTGTATATTTCTTATATGAAATTAGATGAAGACTTGATTGTAAATATATTATCTGGAAGTCCTCTATTGGAAACTTTGGTGTTGGTAGATTTAGATGGTTGGATAGACAACACTACTTCAGATAATGATAGTTCTTCAGATGATGAATCTGAAGCCAATATCATCAAAACCAATGCTTCTAATACTTTATCACTAACTCAATGTCCCCAATTGAAGCTCAAGAAATTCAAATTGCTTTCCTATAATGATATTAAGTTGAAATCACAACTAAACAGTTGGGTTCTTTATGCTATACGTTGTAGTGTTAgagatatttatttaaatttatgcgCTGATGGAATCGAATATGAGTTTATGTTAGATCAAACTTTTTTCACGAGTTCATGTTTTACTAATATGAAATTACATAGGTGCATGGTTAATCCAATTGGGGCAATTAGTTGGAAAAATCTTAAGAATTTGTGTGTAAGTTATGGGAGTTTAGATGAAGATTTGATTGAAAATATATTATCAGGGAGTCCTGTATTGGAAACTTTGGAGTTAGAGGATTGCTTTGGTTACAGGAGGCTCAATATTACTTCAAAGAGTGTTAAAAAGTTGGTGATATCTGGATACAAGGATTTTAATATTGATAGAtctgaagatgatgtcatcgaaaTCAATGCGCCTAATATTCAATCACTAACAATCCAATATGAAATAAATTTGTTGAAGATTTTGTTAGTAGATGTGTCTTCTTTAGTCAAAGCCGACTTAAATTATACTTGTAAAGGCATCCGGTATAGCCACACAACGCCTAAAGAAGAGATGCTTAAAGGATTTATAATGAATCTTAGCCATGTCAAGGAACTTAAAATCGGGTTTTTTTGTTCTGAGGTAAAATCCGTTTTGATTTTTTCCTTTTTGGATAATGAACTTGTTTCAAATTTCAGGACTCCTAattattttatgacaaaattgTTGTTATGTCACTTGGTTTTGGTGTAG